In Symmachiella dynata, the following are encoded in one genomic region:
- a CDS encoding glycosyltransferase family 87 protein, which produces MSEQHQSLTHKGRTDRWLWAIWIGVIIGFAVVPVSVHLRYGGASDRNKDYDTWYTVGQQVLAGEEIYPLAESPRFNFMYPPVSACLIAPLTIAGKLPFILILEAANAVCWIFCVYAGVYLATGKAWGRPVIIYLVPTLATTAYVYDTFQLGQPNLMLLALLLAAFICLRAGRQFGAGTLIALATAVKAFPVMLAVYLLWRRQYRALTGFLVVMAFLLICLPAPFRGFQRNVAELGTWTNAMVLSYDRGTIAQRPGQSYRWKNASLIATANRLLRPIPADRKLTVHPRPYIPGHPNAGYRLIYVNVANLDFRVVNFVILGAALAICLGFVAVMPGAKFRTQRTDAIEYAMLLVMMIVFSPISWFYYGVWLMYPLTVMMWSLRDGTHSRNQMRFTLGGLFACLGLLNFVPPWVWYRPVRAIGTPFFGYMLMLSLLGWFLYQERRKSMAAADPLATNDETAPPALLPHAA; this is translated from the coding sequence GTGAGTGAACAACATCAGTCCTTAACACACAAAGGGCGCACTGACCGTTGGTTGTGGGCCATTTGGATTGGCGTCATCATCGGCTTTGCTGTGGTCCCGGTGAGCGTACACCTTCGCTATGGTGGCGCCTCGGATCGCAATAAGGACTACGACACCTGGTACACGGTCGGACAACAGGTGTTGGCGGGCGAAGAAATCTATCCGCTGGCCGAATCACCGCGGTTCAATTTTATGTACCCGCCTGTCTCGGCCTGTCTGATTGCGCCGCTCACCATTGCCGGCAAGCTGCCTTTTATTTTGATCTTGGAAGCGGCCAATGCGGTGTGTTGGATTTTTTGTGTCTACGCGGGCGTCTACTTAGCCACGGGCAAAGCCTGGGGACGGCCGGTGATCATCTATCTCGTACCGACGCTGGCGACGACTGCCTACGTGTATGACACGTTTCAACTGGGCCAACCCAACTTGATGTTGTTGGCGCTGCTGCTTGCGGCATTTATTTGTCTACGCGCCGGTCGTCAGTTCGGGGCAGGGACATTGATTGCCTTAGCGACAGCCGTAAAAGCTTTTCCGGTGATGCTGGCTGTCTATTTATTATGGCGACGGCAATACCGAGCCCTGACCGGGTTTTTAGTGGTGATGGCCTTTTTGCTGATCTGTCTGCCGGCCCCGTTTCGCGGGTTCCAGCGCAATGTGGCTGAACTGGGAACATGGACCAACGCGATGGTGCTCAGTTATGACCGCGGCACGATTGCGCAACGTCCCGGGCAAAGTTATCGCTGGAAAAATGCGTCGCTGATTGCCACTGCGAATCGTTTGTTGCGGCCGATTCCTGCTGACCGCAAATTAACCGTCCATCCACGCCCCTACATTCCCGGCCACCCGAACGCCGGGTACCGTTTGATTTATGTCAACGTGGCCAATCTGGACTTTCGTGTTGTGAACTTCGTGATTCTCGGCGCGGCACTGGCGATCTGCCTGGGGTTCGTGGCTGTGATGCCGGGGGCCAAATTCCGCACGCAGCGGACTGATGCGATTGAGTATGCCATGCTCCTGGTGATGATGATTGTGTTTTCACCCATCTCTTGGTTTTACTACGGCGTGTGGTTGATGTATCCGCTGACCGTCATGATGTGGTCTCTGCGGGACGGCACCCATTCCCGCAACCAAATGCGCTTCACTTTGGGCGGACTCTTCGCGTGCTTGGGATTGTTGAACTTCGTGCCGCCGTGGGTTTGGTACCGCCCCGTGCGCGCCATCGGGACGCCATTCTTTGGATACATGCTGATGCTTTCGCTGCTCGGCTGGTTTTTATATCAGGAACGCCGCAAA
- a CDS encoding glycerophosphodiester phosphodiesterase family protein: MHRKLVFLPLIAGLVLTNHALATELEWVRTANDQRGFVLAESGRTFVPWGFNYDHDREGRLIEDYWEDEWESVADDFQEMKQLGANVVRVHLQFGKFMTAADAPNQDALRQLEKLLRLAERTGLYLDVTGLGCYHKQNVPAWYDALDEQQRWQAQARFWEAVAARCAKSPALFCYDLMNEPYVPGGKKKRDDWLGPAFAGKHFVQFITLETTGRPRQAIARDWIGKMVAAIRKQDRRHLITVGLVPNSLDRPGLTSGFIPDQVTDDLDFLAVHLYPETGKNPQALKTLQGFAEVGKPVVIEEIFPLKCDAQQLGRFIDASKPYAAGWIGFYWGKTPEEYQPPATIPEGLTLDWLRLFQEKRESILAVESEAPAFLNNGVTAHRGDSGNFPENTLAAFQGGIAAGADWLELDILRTQDGQLVVIHDKTTARVGDRKLVVAESTYKELATVDVATDFRRRTGKSLADCPPQRIPLLEDVLKLVKKQRRTRVSIQPKMDCVAEAVALVKRLQMEAWVGFNDGNLQYMTQAKRLAPAVTIFWDRGANTDIEADIRTAKTHGFAALVINQAGVTAEKVQKIKAASLEAGAWTVNDPQRMAQLRELGVERLYTDYPRRALE; encoded by the coding sequence ATGCATCGCAAACTCGTCTTTCTGCCGTTGATCGCAGGGCTGGTTTTGACCAACCACGCTCTTGCCACCGAACTGGAATGGGTCCGCACGGCCAACGACCAACGCGGCTTTGTGTTGGCGGAATCAGGCCGCACGTTCGTTCCCTGGGGATTCAACTACGATCACGACCGTGAAGGGCGGCTGATTGAGGATTACTGGGAAGACGAATGGGAATCCGTTGCTGACGACTTTCAGGAAATGAAACAACTGGGCGCGAATGTCGTCCGTGTGCATCTGCAGTTCGGTAAGTTCATGACGGCTGCCGATGCACCGAACCAGGACGCACTGCGGCAATTGGAAAAACTGTTGCGGTTGGCGGAACGCACCGGGTTGTATCTCGATGTGACTGGACTGGGCTGCTACCACAAACAAAACGTTCCCGCTTGGTACGACGCATTAGACGAACAACAACGCTGGCAGGCACAAGCCCGGTTTTGGGAAGCCGTTGCCGCACGCTGCGCGAAGAGCCCCGCCCTGTTTTGCTACGACCTGATGAACGAGCCTTATGTTCCCGGGGGCAAAAAGAAACGGGACGACTGGCTGGGCCCCGCCTTTGCCGGCAAGCATTTTGTGCAATTCATCACGTTGGAAACAACCGGCCGACCACGGCAAGCGATTGCTCGAGATTGGATTGGCAAAATGGTCGCCGCCATACGCAAACAGGACCGGCGGCATTTGATTACCGTAGGATTGGTCCCCAATAGCTTGGATCGTCCAGGGCTGACGTCGGGGTTCATACCGGACCAAGTGACCGACGATCTCGATTTCCTGGCGGTGCACCTCTACCCTGAAACCGGCAAGAATCCCCAAGCCCTCAAGACGCTCCAAGGATTTGCGGAAGTCGGCAAACCGGTCGTTATCGAGGAGATTTTTCCGCTGAAGTGCGACGCGCAACAATTGGGGCGCTTCATCGACGCATCCAAACCGTATGCAGCGGGTTGGATTGGATTTTATTGGGGCAAAACCCCCGAGGAGTATCAACCCCCAGCGACAATTCCCGAGGGACTGACGCTGGATTGGCTCAGATTGTTTCAGGAAAAACGCGAGTCGATCCTGGCTGTTGAAAGTGAAGCACCTGCGTTCCTCAACAATGGCGTCACCGCTCACCGTGGGGATTCAGGGAATTTCCCTGAGAACACGCTGGCGGCATTTCAAGGCGGCATCGCTGCGGGTGCGGACTGGCTTGAATTGGATATTCTCCGCACCCAGGACGGCCAGTTGGTGGTGATCCATGACAAAACGACGGCGCGCGTGGGCGACCGAAAACTTGTTGTGGCGGAATCAACCTACAAAGAACTCGCCACAGTCGACGTCGCCACCGATTTTCGACGCCGCACCGGCAAGAGTCTCGCCGACTGTCCGCCGCAACGGATTCCGCTGCTGGAAGATGTGCTGAAACTGGTCAAAAAGCAGCGGCGGACGCGGGTTTCCATTCAACCTAAGATGGATTGCGTCGCCGAGGCAGTTGCGCTGGTAAAACGACTGCAGATGGAAGCGTGGGTCGGATTCAACGATGGCAACCTGCAATACATGACCCAGGCCAAACGCCTGGCTCCGGCGGTGACGATTTTTTGGGACCGCGGAGCAAACACGGATATCGAGGCCGATATTCGTACCGCCAAGACGCATGGCTTTGCCGCTTTGGTGATCAACCAGGCGGGTGTAACTGCGGAGAAGGTCCAAAAAATCAAAGCGGCCAGTCTCGAAGCGGGTGCGTGGACGGTGAACGACCCCCAGCGAATGGCACAGCTGCGGGAGTTGGGCGTTGAACGACTGTATACCGATTATCCCCGCCGTGCACTGGAATGA
- a CDS encoding prolyl oligopeptidase family serine peptidase has product MRSLRPCVLFLMVMLSVGLLTAAEKVNTSGLTFTEYDIEEDLVYGHKDGLALTMDVLTPKQNAKGIGVILVSSGSWKSKKSDIEAENVRKRNEDHWAQGLLAGGYTLFVVRHGSSPRYYVPEMVEDMNRSVRYVRSIAKDHGVDPNQLGITSGSSGGHLALMAAMTGDEGNADAKDPIERVSSRVQCVVAWFPPTDMVNWGAEKGYNVIKLVRPQMFQRMFGEITDLEKQLREISPIYFATKQSPPLLLIHGDSDRTVPLQQSQVMQAKYQELGLPVELIVEPGGGHSYWPGIAAEYQEVWKWFDTYLKK; this is encoded by the coding sequence ATGAGATCGCTACGTCCGTGCGTCCTGTTTTTGATGGTCATGCTGTCCGTCGGATTGCTGACGGCCGCTGAGAAAGTGAACACCTCGGGATTGACCTTCACCGAGTATGACATCGAAGAGGATCTCGTCTATGGACATAAAGACGGCTTAGCGCTGACCATGGATGTGCTGACGCCCAAGCAGAATGCCAAGGGGATCGGCGTGATCTTGGTTTCCAGCGGCTCCTGGAAATCAAAAAAGTCCGACATCGAGGCAGAGAACGTTCGCAAACGCAACGAGGACCATTGGGCGCAGGGATTGCTTGCCGGCGGCTATACGCTGTTTGTCGTGCGACACGGTAGCTCGCCGCGATACTATGTGCCGGAGATGGTGGAAGATATGAATCGCAGCGTACGGTACGTGCGGTCGATCGCTAAAGATCACGGCGTTGATCCCAATCAGTTGGGAATCACCAGCGGATCGTCCGGCGGGCATTTGGCACTGATGGCAGCAATGACCGGTGATGAGGGAAATGCCGATGCCAAAGATCCCATCGAGCGCGTGAGCAGTCGTGTGCAGTGCGTCGTCGCTTGGTTCCCCCCGACCGACATGGTGAATTGGGGCGCCGAGAAGGGATACAACGTGATCAAGCTGGTTCGCCCGCAAATGTTTCAGCGGATGTTTGGAGAGATCACCGATCTAGAAAAACAACTCCGCGAAATCTCGCCGATTTACTTTGCCACCAAACAATCTCCGCCCTTATTATTGATTCACGGCGATAGCGACCGAACCGTTCCGCTACAGCAATCCCAAGTGATGCAGGCGAAATATCAGGAACTCGGCTTACCGGTCGAATTGATCGTCGAACCGGGCGGCGGGCATTCGTATTGGCCGGGAATTGCGGCGGAATACCAAGAAGTCTGGAAGTGGTTCGACACCTATTTGAAAAAGTAA
- a CDS encoding phytanoyl-CoA dioxygenase family protein yields MSTAMPLTSLGETLDLSAEQFGWFESSAPLIDDPAALRTRLEEEGYLYLPGYLDTDLVTAARERLLGQLDELGMVDRTHPVSAGIAQQPWQGRSCHDLVQQNAPLRELLYAGRMMEFYRRLFDTPVRHFDFTWLRAIGPGHGTAPHVDSVYMNRGSQRLLTSWTPLMEITPEIGGLTIMPGSHRLDRLKKHYTGDVDTFCTNQPDRPPQDVHEWIGPLGDGKLSGHPARLQSKLGLPWRTAERYRPGDVVIFKIFTVHGSLDNHSDRIRLSTDSRYQPADEPADERWIGENPIGHNRSVRKGLIC; encoded by the coding sequence ATGTCCACAGCCATGCCTCTCACCAGCTTGGGCGAAACGTTGGATCTATCCGCCGAACAATTCGGCTGGTTTGAATCCAGTGCGCCGTTGATTGACGATCCTGCTGCATTACGAACGCGGTTGGAGGAAGAAGGTTACTTGTATCTACCCGGTTATCTCGATACCGACCTCGTGACCGCTGCGCGGGAACGGCTGCTTGGCCAATTGGATGAACTGGGAATGGTCGATCGCACGCATCCGGTTTCTGCAGGAATTGCCCAACAACCCTGGCAGGGACGCAGTTGCCACGATCTGGTTCAGCAGAACGCGCCGCTGCGGGAATTGCTGTACGCCGGGCGGATGATGGAATTTTATCGACGGCTGTTTGACACACCGGTACGGCATTTCGATTTCACCTGGCTGCGAGCGATCGGTCCGGGGCACGGTACGGCGCCGCACGTCGATTCGGTTTATATGAATCGTGGGTCGCAACGGCTATTAACCAGCTGGACGCCATTGATGGAGATCACACCCGAAATCGGCGGACTGACGATCATGCCCGGTTCGCATCGCTTGGACCGCTTGAAAAAACATTACACAGGCGATGTTGACACGTTTTGCACGAATCAACCCGATCGCCCGCCCCAGGATGTCCATGAATGGATCGGCCCGTTGGGGGATGGGAAACTGAGCGGGCATCCGGCGCGGTTACAATCCAAACTGGGCCTCCCTTGGCGGACCGCCGAACGGTATCGTCCGGGAGATGTCGTGATATTCAAAATTTTTACCGTCCACGGCAGTCTCGACAACCACAGTGACCGCATCCGACTCTCGACCGACTCGCGTTACCAGCCGGCCGATGAACCGGCGGACGAACGTTGGATTGGCGAAAACCCGATCGGCCATAATCGTTCCGTCCGCAAGGGGTTGATTTGCTAG
- a CDS encoding glycoside hydrolase family 20 zincin-like fold domain-containing protein gives MNHIQRIGLLAFLGLLIFSGSGAPLAAAEWIDLTDAVVVVRDGDLPQAEQTAATVLIEEIEKRTGIKLPQTDQWLADKTVIALTSQNKVPGWNTAIPMRKGENLPEAQPEGYRLSVQQNDDAAPIVWIQGADPRGVLYGAGALLRNLQWGQETAKLPADLDMATAPVSPIRGHQLGYRATANSWDAWTEEQFDQYIRELALFGTNAIENIPFQDGRKNSMMKYSRQDMNRKLSEICNRYGLDYWVWTPADFDLNNKKLRSEMLDKHETLYRDCQRLDGVFFPAGDPGDNPPELVLPFLEELSERLIAIHPKTRIWLSLQRLSRRDVEYIFDYIKTKNPKWLGGLVAGPSSPPAPLIRNSLPAQFQFRLYPDITHNKLCQYVVPWWDPAYALTLGREAINPRPREYAEIHNRLAPYTDGFISYSDGVHDDVNKIVWSMLGWDPNRDVREILIEYCRVFFDPAIAPAAADGILALEKNWQGALADNGAVEGTLLYWNELEKQAPHLSGNWRWQMNLLRANYDAYTRRRLIYETKLENQANEILAQAPQIGSKAAMKQALDVLNRAQTDPISPKLHSRIEELCQDLFESISLQTSVEKYNASGAERGAFLDFVDHPLNNRWWLEDRFTEIAKLPGEAERLKELEIIRTWENPGAGSFYDDLGNIAKSPRLIRWNPAGTNPAHVIRSPSTTYWWLDNGKTRARPSWLTTMEAGTKVVYEGLDPNANYVIRVAGYGQSLLRADDQRLQTSLDERGLGEFKEFPVPKDLLKDRKLTITWDAPTGEEHLNWRQQSRNAEIWLLKQP, from the coding sequence ATGAATCACATACAACGAATTGGCCTCCTTGCATTTCTGGGGCTTCTGATATTTTCCGGAAGTGGCGCGCCCTTGGCGGCGGCGGAATGGATTGACCTTACGGATGCGGTTGTTGTCGTCCGCGATGGCGATCTTCCCCAAGCGGAACAAACCGCAGCGACGGTGTTGATTGAAGAGATCGAAAAACGGACTGGTATCAAGTTGCCCCAAACCGACCAATGGCTGGCGGATAAAACGGTGATTGCACTCACGTCGCAAAATAAAGTTCCGGGATGGAACACAGCCATCCCCATGCGGAAGGGCGAGAACCTTCCCGAAGCTCAACCCGAGGGATACCGCCTTTCCGTTCAACAAAACGATGATGCGGCACCGATTGTTTGGATCCAAGGGGCCGATCCCCGTGGCGTGTTGTATGGAGCGGGGGCTTTGTTGCGGAATCTGCAGTGGGGCCAAGAGACTGCCAAGCTGCCGGCGGATTTAGATATGGCCACCGCACCGGTCTCGCCGATTCGGGGTCACCAGTTGGGTTATCGTGCGACGGCCAACTCTTGGGATGCTTGGACGGAAGAGCAATTCGATCAATACATCCGCGAATTGGCACTGTTCGGCACAAACGCCATCGAGAATATTCCGTTTCAGGATGGGCGGAAAAACTCGATGATGAAATATTCCCGACAGGACATGAATCGCAAATTGAGCGAAATCTGTAACCGTTACGGACTCGACTATTGGGTCTGGACGCCGGCCGACTTTGATCTCAACAACAAAAAACTGCGCAGTGAAATGCTCGACAAACACGAAACGTTGTACCGCGATTGCCAACGACTTGACGGGGTCTTCTTCCCCGCCGGCGATCCAGGAGACAATCCGCCGGAATTGGTGCTGCCTTTTTTAGAAGAATTGTCCGAGCGACTCATCGCAATTCACCCGAAGACGCGGATCTGGTTGTCGCTACAACGCCTGAGTCGCCGCGACGTCGAGTATATCTTCGATTATATCAAAACAAAGAATCCAAAATGGTTGGGTGGGTTGGTCGCTGGGCCTTCCAGTCCGCCGGCACCGCTGATTCGTAATTCACTTCCGGCGCAATTCCAGTTTCGCCTATACCCCGACATCACGCACAACAAACTCTGCCAATACGTCGTCCCTTGGTGGGACCCCGCCTATGCGCTGACGTTGGGCCGCGAAGCGATCAATCCTCGACCGCGCGAATATGCGGAGATCCACAATCGGCTCGCCCCGTATACCGATGGGTTCATCAGCTATTCCGACGGCGTGCACGATGATGTCAACAAGATTGTCTGGAGCATGTTGGGCTGGGATCCTAATCGCGATGTGCGGGAGATTCTGATCGAGTATTGCCGCGTTTTCTTCGATCCAGCGATTGCACCCGCAGCGGCTGATGGGATTTTGGCTCTCGAAAAAAACTGGCAAGGCGCGTTGGCCGACAACGGTGCGGTCGAAGGGACGTTGTTGTATTGGAATGAACTGGAAAAACAGGCTCCGCACTTGAGCGGCAATTGGCGCTGGCAAATGAATTTACTGCGGGCAAATTACGACGCCTACACCCGCCGCCGTTTGATATATGAAACCAAACTGGAAAACCAAGCAAACGAGATTCTCGCCCAAGCACCCCAAATCGGCAGCAAAGCGGCAATGAAACAGGCCTTGGACGTTCTCAATCGCGCGCAGACAGATCCGATTAGCCCAAAATTGCATTCGCGAATCGAGGAACTGTGTCAGGACCTTTTTGAATCGATCTCGCTGCAAACCAGCGTCGAAAAATATAATGCCAGTGGGGCCGAACGTGGGGCGTTCTTGGATTTCGTTGATCATCCGCTGAACAACCGGTGGTGGCTCGAAGACCGTTTCACCGAGATCGCCAAACTGCCCGGTGAAGCGGAGCGGCTCAAGGAATTGGAGATCATTCGCACCTGGGAGAACCCCGGCGCCGGCAGCTTTTATGACGATTTAGGAAACATCGCCAAGTCACCACGGTTGATCCGCTGGAATCCGGCCGGCACCAATCCCGCGCACGTCATCCGCTCACCCAGCACGACCTATTGGTGGTTGGACAACGGCAAGACTCGAGCGCGGCCATCGTGGTTGACGACCATGGAAGCCGGAACCAAGGTCGTCTACGAGGGCCTGGATCCCAACGCGAATTACGTGATTCGCGTCGCGGGCTATGGGCAGTCGCTGCTCCGCGCCGACGACCAGCGGTTGCAGACATCCCTTGATGAACGTGGTCTGGGAGAATTCAAGGAATTCCCCGTCCCCAAAGACTTGCTCAAGGATCGCAAGTTGACGATTACCTGGGATGCCCCCACCGGCGAAGAGCATCTCAACTGGCGGCAGCAGTCGCGAAACGCCGAAATCTGGTTGTTGAAACAACCGTAA
- a CDS encoding hemerythrin domain-containing protein, protein MAASQTDDFLRMLSTEHVEISKRVTDLRQFWSEVNELGDGPKYEEMGARIRELRDHLAEHFELEEQGGYLAGAIERAPQLAEQAEQLKQQHLQILDTLDDYSSRLQACGESYQCWRDVLVDIEQFLDLLHEHESTEAAIIVETLDVDNHS, encoded by the coding sequence ATGGCTGCTTCGCAAACCGATGATTTCCTGCGGATGTTGTCGACCGAACATGTCGAAATTTCGAAACGGGTCACTGACTTGAGGCAATTCTGGAGTGAAGTCAACGAACTGGGCGATGGACCGAAGTACGAAGAGATGGGAGCCCGCATTCGAGAATTGCGCGATCATCTCGCAGAACATTTCGAACTCGAAGAACAGGGAGGCTATCTAGCCGGTGCAATCGAACGCGCGCCGCAGTTGGCTGAGCAAGCGGAACAATTGAAACAGCAACACCTACAGATTCTCGACACCCTGGACGACTACAGTTCTCGATTGCAGGCTTGCGGAGAATCTTATCAATGTTGGCGGGACGTGCTTGTGGACATCGAGCAATTCTTAGATCTGCTGCATGAACACGAATCAACCGAAGCAGCGATCATCGTCGAGACGCTGGACGTCGACAATCATTCGTAG
- a CDS encoding zinc-dependent alcohol dehydrogenase family protein yields the protein MKAMLLHKIVSLHDTNEPLVLADVPIPTPGPGEVLIRVAACGVCHTELDEIEGRTAPPQFPVVPGHEVIGRVERLGAEVSQLQVGDRVGVGWIHSSTGADDENLSVDFRATGRDVNGGYAEYLTVGEQYAYRIPDVFTDAEAAPLLCAGAVGYRSLKLTQLQNGQSLGLTGFGGSAHIVIQLARHLYPDSRVSVFARDESARRFALELGATWVGDTTDRSPENLDAIIDTTPVWKPVVEALRNLAPAGRLVINAIRKEDTDKQSLLDLSYHDHLWMEREIKTVANVTHFDIAEFLKIAAEIPIRPTVEPYRFEDANRALLELKHGPIQGAKVLVID from the coding sequence ATGAAAGCCATGCTGCTTCACAAAATCGTCTCGCTACACGACACGAATGAACCGCTCGTCCTGGCCGATGTTCCCATCCCCACTCCAGGGCCCGGTGAGGTTTTAATACGGGTCGCTGCTTGCGGAGTCTGTCATACGGAATTGGACGAGATCGAAGGTCGCACCGCGCCGCCGCAGTTCCCAGTGGTCCCTGGTCATGAAGTGATTGGTCGTGTGGAACGCCTGGGGGCCGAAGTGAGCCAACTGCAAGTCGGCGACCGCGTCGGCGTGGGTTGGATCCATTCATCGACGGGCGCGGATGATGAGAACCTCAGCGTCGATTTCCGGGCCACGGGCCGAGACGTGAACGGCGGCTATGCGGAGTACCTAACGGTCGGGGAGCAGTACGCCTATCGCATTCCTGATGTTTTCACCGACGCTGAAGCTGCCCCCCTGCTCTGTGCCGGGGCGGTCGGTTATCGCTCATTAAAACTGACCCAACTCCAGAATGGCCAATCGCTGGGCTTAACCGGTTTTGGCGGCTCAGCTCACATCGTGATTCAACTGGCGCGGCACCTGTATCCTGATAGTCGAGTGTCGGTCTTCGCACGTGATGAAAGCGCGCGACGATTCGCCTTGGAATTGGGAGCCACCTGGGTGGGAGACACCACGGATCGGTCGCCGGAAAACCTGGACGCGATTATCGACACCACGCCGGTCTGGAAACCGGTGGTCGAGGCCTTAAGAAACCTCGCTCCAGCAGGACGGTTGGTGATTAATGCGATTCGTAAAGAGGACACCGACAAGCAGTCGCTGTTGGACCTGAGTTACCACGACCATTTGTGGATGGAGCGCGAAATCAAAACTGTCGCCAACGTCACCCATTTTGATATTGCCGAATTCCTGAAAATCGCCGCCGAGATTCCGATTCGCCCCACGGTCGAACCTTACCGCTTCGAAGACGCAAATCGTGCTTTGCTGGAACTGAAACATGGCCCGATTCAGGGGGCTAAAGTCCTGGTCATCGATTGA
- a CDS encoding sodium:calcium antiporter, which translates to MAGLIAQFILIALVVVVAGTLLARFADQVGLITGMGRSMAGVVLLALATSLPELLVGCKAAMIPAVDLTLGDLLGSSLFNLLILAVLDLCTKTHGAALSKAASAHALSAVSGILLTAVVLFFLLVKFPGTFLRLGPGSWFLLITYLFCLRLIFFDQQYALSQAPQAAETPTMSRAKSLTGYLLSAAVIFVAAPKLASVASELADISGLGRTIVGTLFVAFITSLPEAVTTLTALRMGATDLAIGNIFGSNAFNMLIFVGVDFFYDGSLFAAAAPTHAVTAAMVIFVTAVAIQGMLYRAEKRLWIVEPDAALLVVLVVAALSVVFWMSH; encoded by the coding sequence ATGGCCGGACTGATCGCACAATTCATTTTGATTGCTTTGGTCGTCGTTGTCGCGGGAACACTGCTCGCCCGTTTCGCTGACCAAGTCGGCCTGATTACGGGCATGGGGCGTTCCATGGCTGGCGTTGTGTTGCTCGCGTTAGCGACGAGTTTGCCGGAACTGCTTGTCGGCTGCAAGGCTGCCATGATTCCCGCTGTGGATTTAACCCTGGGAGACCTGCTGGGAAGCTCGCTGTTTAATTTGTTAATCCTGGCCGTGCTTGATTTGTGCACAAAAACGCATGGCGCAGCCCTTTCAAAAGCGGCGTCGGCCCATGCGCTTTCGGCAGTTTCTGGAATTCTCCTCACAGCGGTCGTGTTGTTTTTTCTGCTGGTCAAGTTTCCCGGAACGTTCCTCCGCCTCGGGCCGGGGTCGTGGTTTTTGTTAATCACGTATCTGTTTTGCCTGCGTTTGATTTTTTTCGATCAGCAATATGCGTTGAGCCAAGCCCCGCAGGCGGCCGAAACACCGACCATGTCGCGTGCCAAAAGTTTGACAGGATACCTGCTCTCCGCCGCAGTGATTTTTGTCGCTGCCCCGAAACTGGCAAGTGTGGCGAGCGAATTGGCGGACATCAGCGGATTGGGGCGAACGATCGTCGGCACATTGTTTGTGGCCTTTATTACCTCGTTGCCCGAAGCCGTCACGACACTGACCGCCCTACGCATGGGGGCCACCGATTTGGCGATCGGCAACATTTTCGGTAGCAATGCCTTCAACATGCTGATCTTCGTCGGAGTCGATTTTTTCTACGACGGCTCTTTGTTCGCCGCAGCAGCTCCGACACATGCCGTCACGGCTGCGATGGTGATTTTCGTCACGGCTGTCGCCATTCAAGGAATGTTGTATCGCGCCGAAAAACGACTCTGGATTGTCGAACCGGATGCGGCACTGTTGGTCGTCCTGGTGGTGGCCGCCCTTTCGGTTGTGTTTTGGATGAGCCATTGA